Proteins co-encoded in one Girardinichthys multiradiatus isolate DD_20200921_A chromosome 11, DD_fGirMul_XY1, whole genome shotgun sequence genomic window:
- the sap30l gene encoding histone deacetylase complex subunit SAP30L — translation MNGFSTEEDSHDGPPAPPFYGQSCCLIEDGERCGRSAGNASFSKRIQKSISQKKLKLDIDKSVRHLYICDFHKNFIQSVRNKRKRKTSDDGGESPDHDVEVPEVDLFQLQVNTLRRYKRHYKLQTRPGLNKAQLAETVSRHFRNIPVNEKETLTYFIYMVKSSKSRLDQKGDGSKPLD, via the exons ATGAATGGGTTCAGCACAGAAGAGGACAGCCACGACGGCCCGCCAGCTCCTCCGTTTTACGGCCAGAGCTGCTGCCTGATCGAGGACGGAGAGCGCTGCGGCCGCTCGGCTGGAAACGCCTCCTTCAGCAAGAGGATCCAAAAGAGTATATCGCAGAAGAAGCTCAAGCTGGACATTGACAAGAGT GTGCGGCATCTCTACATCTGTGACTTCCACAAGAATTTCATCCAGAGTGTCCGCAACAAGAGAAAGAGGAAGACCAGTGATGATGGAGGGGAATCCCCTGATCACGATGTGGAGGTGCCTGAG GTGGATCTCTTCCAGCTTCAGGTGAACACGTTGCGACGCTACAAGCGACACTACAAGCTGCAGACCAGACCCGGCCTCAACAAGGCCCAGCTGGCAGAG ACTGTGAGTCGCCACTTCAGGAATATTCCTGTAAACGAGAAGGAGACACTCACCTACTTCATCTACATGGTGAAGAGCAGTAAGAGCCGCCTGGACCAGAAGGGTGACGGAAGCAAACCGCTTGACTAA